One Helicobacter pylori genomic window, GCTTTTAAAAACCATTGAGCCTTTTAAAAAATTCGCTTCATTAGAGTTTATAGACATCGATTCGCTCGATCATTCCATAGAAAGCTATCTTAATGAGTCTTGCTCCAAGCGTTATGGCGGGCTTCTTGTTTTGTGCCGGCTCTTGCTCGCTTCGCTCTTCCCTAATTATTCTAAAATCATTTCCATAGATGTGGATACGGTGTTTTTGGGTGATGTTGCAAGCGCTTATTTTGCGCTGGATAACGATCCCACTAAGTTGCTTGGCATGGTGAGAGACACTTTTTCCCACCTTCCTTTTGAAGCCTTTTGTGATTTTATTGAGCGGACATGCAAGAAGTTTAAAATGGATTTTTCACGCTTTAGCCCAAACGAATTAAAACGCATCCATCAGGGCTTTAACATGGGCTTTTTGGTAGCGAATTTAGATTTGTGGCGCGAAAATGGGTTTGAAAAAATCGCTTTAGAGTTTTTGAAAACTAGGGGGAAAGACCTTTTCTACCCTGAGCAGTGTTTAATCAATATGGTGTTTTGGAAGCGCGTTTTAGAATTGCCTATTCATTATAATTGCTATTCTGATTCTTTCAAAGAGCACTACCCTAAAAATATCATCATGCTCCATTTCATCAAATACAAGCCGTGGCGTTCTGTCAGTTCTTTAAACGGGCGTTTGATTTGCTATGAAGCTGAAGCGAGTTTTTGGCTTGCAAACCTTTTTTGCACCCCTTTTAAAAACGATTTTTTGAAAGAACGCCTTGAAATGGCCAAAGACCAACAAATGCAATCTTTTAAAACCCACATCAGATCGCAAACTATTAAAAATTATTTTTATTTTAGGGTAAAAAATATTTTGAAAAAAATTTTCAAACTCTCTTAAAGGACCTTCATGGAAAAACGATTGAAGTTTCTAAAATTCTTTGCAAAGAGCGTCATTTTAGATGAAAAATTTTTAATTTTCCTTCTTTGCAACGCTCTTTCTAACGCTTACAAAAATAGCGATCTATTTTCTTTCTCCAAAGGCTTTTTAGGCGCTTTTTTAATCGGGTTTGTGGTGTATTATGCCGCGGCTCTGATCCCCAAAAGACCCTTGCAACGCTTGCTAGAATGGCTGTTCATAGGAAGCGGTATTATTTTTAGCGTTGCAGAAATTTTTACGCTGTTTATGTTTAAAATGCCTTTTTCCAAAGGCTTGATTGACGCGCTTTTAGCCACAAACGGCCCTGAAACGATGGCGTTTGTAAAAAGCTATAACAATTATTTGCTTTACTACGCTTTGATTTTGATCGC contains:
- a CDS encoding glycosyltransferase family 8 protein, which encodes MDTQTPQNQVIPIFMSFDKNYALGAGVSLYSLLSHASRHTSMIDFSPLNQSNQLLGANIVYKIHCLVKGVTLEQQNKLLKTIEPFKKFASLEFIDIDSLDHSIESYLNESCSKRYGGLLVLCRLLLASLFPNYSKIISIDVDTVFLGDVASAYFALDNDPTKLLGMVRDTFSHLPFEAFCDFIERTCKKFKMDFSRFSPNELKRIHQGFNMGFLVANLDLWRENGFEKIALEFLKTRGKDLFYPEQCLINMVFWKRVLELPIHYNCYSDSFKEHYPKNIIMLHFIKYKPWRSVSSLNGRLICYEAEASFWLANLFCTPFKNDFLKERLEMAKDQQMQSFKTHIRSQTIKNYFYFRVKNILKKIFKLS